GCCACTCTGGGCCTTCACCACCTCGCTCAGGTGCCCCGCCGAAATGTGGAGCAGCGCCGCGTACGCGCCCACCTCGTGCAGCTCGCGGTAGCATTCCTCCACCTTGGCCCGGTAAGTTTTCAGCAGACGCTGGTCAGCCGAAGGCTCGGCACCCGTGAACTGCTCAGTGTAAAGCCGGTTCAGGTAGGTGAGCAGCACGGTGAGGTAGGCGGTGAGCATGCGGTGTTGCCACTCGCCGGGGCGGTGGTGCCCGGCCTCCATTTTGGCCAGCAGCTCCTCCACCAGGGCCCCGTCGGCCGCCGTGAGCAGCAGCTCGTGCCCGTGGTGGGGGTTTTGGATGAGCGGCAGCTCCAGTAGGGCCACGTTTTGCTGCAAGGCCAAAAACTCGTCTGTGAACTCTAGGCGGGTGCCCCAAAAGGGCGTGGCGGCCTCCTTGACCAGGATTTGGCTCGGCGCGGTGAAGTACAGCGTGTTGTCTTTGCGCTCGTAGGGCGTCGCGTCCACCCAGTGCCGGCCGCGGCTGTGCTGCACAAAAACCAGCAGGTAGTACGCCTTGCGGTGCGGCAGCAGCAGGTTTTCCTCGTAGGGCAAGTCGCCTTCCGAGCGCACGATGGTGAACAAGTTGCTCCCGGTGGCCTCGTCCGGCTCGAGCGGATGCACCGGTATCGGCTGGTTACGGGTAAGCGTCTGCATAAAATTGACGGCTACAGTTTTCCACTAAGTACGGGCGCGGGGCAGCGCCGGGGCCCCCGCCGGAAAAACAGGCGGACCCAGGCGTTTAGCGGGCCATGAATTTTTGTGTAGTGTCAGCGCCGCTGGGTTTCGGAGGGCGCGGGCACCATGGTTGTGACCATCAGTGGC
This genomic stretch from Hymenobacter sp. PAMC 26628 harbors:
- a CDS encoding AraC family transcriptional regulator produces the protein MQTLTRNQPIPVHPLEPDEATGSNLFTIVRSEGDLPYEENLLLPHRKAYYLLVFVQHSRGRHWVDATPYERKDNTLYFTAPSQILVKEAATPFWGTRLEFTDEFLALQQNVALLELPLIQNPHHGHELLLTAADGALVEELLAKMEAGHHRPGEWQHRMLTAYLTVLLTYLNRLYTEQFTGAEPSADQRLLKTYRAKVEECYRELHEVGAYAALLHISAGHLSEVVKAQSGKPAIKHLHERLVLEAKRLLLYTPLSLKELAFDLGFSEASYFNRFFKRETGVTPAEYRATIRKMYQ